One Pseudomonas entomophila genomic window carries:
- the xdhA gene encoding xanthine dehydrogenase small subunit — MIQFLVNQELHSEHALDPNMTVLQYLREHLGKPGTKEGCASGDCGACTVVVGELVQDPQGGDSIRYRSLNSCLTFVSSLHGKQLISVEGLKHQGELHSVQKAMADCHGSQCGFCTPGFVMSLFALQKNSEGHDLHQAQEALAGNLCRCTGYRPILAAAEQSCAQPCRDQFDAQQAQTIARLKAIAPQHTGELNSGDKRCLVPLTVADLADLYSSHPEARLLAGGTDLALEVTQFHRTLPVMIYVGHVAELKRIDKTATHLEIGAATPLTDCYTALNDEYPDFGDLLHRFASLQIRNQGTLGGNIGNASPIGDSPPLLIALDAQIVLRQGERQRTLALEDYFIDYRITARQDSEFIEKIIVPRASNDWTFRAYKVSKRLDDDISAVCAAFNLSIENGMVSGVRIAFGGMAAIPKRARACEAALRGKPWNQASVERACQALAEDFTPLSDFRASREYRLLTAQNLLRKYFIELQSPHIETRVTAYV; from the coding sequence GTGATCCAGTTTCTCGTCAACCAGGAGCTGCACAGCGAGCACGCCCTGGACCCGAACATGACGGTGCTGCAATACCTGCGCGAGCACCTGGGCAAGCCCGGCACCAAGGAAGGCTGCGCCAGCGGCGACTGCGGCGCCTGCACCGTGGTCGTGGGCGAACTCGTCCAGGACCCGCAGGGAGGCGACAGCATCCGCTACCGCAGCCTCAATTCGTGCCTGACGTTCGTCTCCTCCCTGCACGGCAAGCAACTGATCAGCGTCGAAGGCCTCAAGCACCAGGGCGAGCTGCACAGCGTGCAGAAAGCCATGGCCGATTGCCATGGCTCGCAGTGCGGCTTCTGCACCCCCGGCTTCGTCATGTCGCTGTTCGCCCTGCAAAAAAACAGTGAAGGCCACGACCTGCACCAGGCCCAGGAAGCCCTGGCCGGCAACCTGTGCCGCTGCACCGGCTACCGACCGATCCTCGCCGCCGCCGAACAGAGTTGCGCCCAACCCTGCCGCGACCAGTTCGACGCGCAACAGGCGCAGACCATCGCCCGCCTCAAGGCCATCGCCCCGCAACACACCGGCGAGCTCAACAGCGGTGACAAGCGCTGCCTGGTGCCGCTCACCGTGGCCGACCTGGCCGACCTCTACAGCTCGCACCCCGAGGCGCGCCTGCTGGCTGGCGGCACCGACCTGGCGCTGGAGGTCACCCAGTTCCACCGCACCTTGCCGGTGATGATCTACGTCGGCCATGTCGCCGAGCTCAAGCGCATCGACAAGACCGCCACGCACCTGGAGATCGGCGCCGCCACGCCGCTGACCGACTGCTACACCGCGCTCAACGATGAATACCCCGACTTCGGCGACCTGCTGCACCGCTTCGCCTCGCTGCAGATCCGCAACCAGGGCACCCTGGGCGGCAACATCGGCAACGCCTCGCCGATCGGCGACTCGCCGCCCCTGCTGATCGCCCTGGACGCGCAGATCGTCCTGCGCCAGGGCGAGCGCCAGCGCACCCTGGCCCTGGAAGACTACTTCATCGACTACCGCATCACCGCGCGCCAGGACAGCGAGTTCATCGAGAAGATCATCGTGCCACGCGCCAGCAATGACTGGACATTCCGCGCCTACAAAGTGTCCAAGCGCCTGGACGACGATATTTCCGCAGTCTGCGCGGCATTCAACCTGAGCATCGAGAACGGCATGGTCAGCGGCGTGCGCATCGCCTTCGGCGGCATGGCGGCGATCCCCAAGCGCGCCCGCGCCTGCGAAGCCGCCCTGCGCGGCAAACCCTGGAACCAGGCCAGCGTCGAGCGCGCCTGCCAGGCCCTGGCCGAGGACTTCACCCCGCTCAGCGACTTCCGCGCCAGCCGCGAATACCGCCTGCTGACCGCGCAGAACCTGCTGCGCAAGTACTTCATCGAACTGCAATCGCCGCACATCGAAACCCGGGTGACCGCCTATGTCTAA